One genomic segment of Sminthopsis crassicaudata isolate SCR6 chromosome 4, ASM4859323v1, whole genome shotgun sequence includes these proteins:
- the ZNF292 gene encoding zinc finger protein 292 isoform X2 — translation MAPDCYILASSWCFLVFFKLSFRELTLFWSKLQQRVEPSVQVYLERCRQLSLLTKTVYHIFFLIKVINSETEGAGLATCIELCVKALRLDSAENTEVKISICKTISCLLPEDLEVKRACQLSEFLLEPTVDAYYAVEMLYNQPDQKYDEENLPIPNSLRCELLLVLKTQWPFDPEFWDWKTLKRQCLALMGEEASIVSSIDELNDSEVYEKVEDYQGERKETSMNGLSGCFDEATSLLKGIHDEKEKKKEIKKLRERGFISARFRNWQAYMQYCVLCDKEFLGHRIVRHAQKHYKDGVYSCPICAKNFNSKETFVPHVTLHVKQSSKERLAAMKPLRRLGRPPKVPATNQNQKTVTITKQEQRPIKKNSLYSADFILFNDNDGSDDENDDKDKSYEPDAIPIQKPIPVNEFTCPVAFCKKGFKYFKNLIAHVKAHKDNEEAKRFLEMQSKKVICQYCRRHFVSVTHLNDHLQMHCGSKPYICIQIKCKAGFNSYAELLTHRKEHQVFRAKCMFPKCGRIFSEAYLLYDHEAQHYNTYTCKFTSCGKVYRSQTELEKHLDDHNTEKVLPPESQNSTADESVQLSKMNENTDENIKNEKSVLPLENNTSNNLAIDGNSAWDQNKTESIVTEQAKISPTELGQVETLLSDGSENPTIPFLSTNEATTLTDSIKVSLGQGLQDNTVKQEKLAATGCMMNVNKSVGTQLCTNVKDACNDSCLPGLQEKKENNNCLSQGQHVQNISTTPDTLKIGDLAPQNLERQVNNLMSFTLQNQAVFQNNLPISKLEFEGNAKTTSNLYNLPLKTLEGMTFVPQQPNLSSTLVTPPVPPPGPPPVPPPGPPPGPPPVPPSVPPPVPPPVPPPVPQPVPQPVPPPAPVQKFCCQVEGCTRSYNSSQSIGKHMKTAHPDQYAAFKMQRKSKGRQRSSNVNMPNDGKCVYFLPSQVNSSTNSVFTPQNKTSVKPACSTQLPHVSTPLFPTHLENLSNPMLPSMESVINANMPSLVKSEPGVVLCSPMENLSSAALPSQLEDIAKTVLPLNIDSGSDPFLPLPAESSSISLFPSPADNGTNSVFSQLENNTNHFSQIEGNTNSAYIKEENAQNRVFPSEVNTTNSFSATVTPQHPAPEKSKKDRGRGPNGKERKPKHNKRAKWPAIIRDGKFICSRCYRVFTNPRSLGGHLSKRSYCKPLEGSEISQEALQSNSQQPSLLANMILSTNAINVQQPQQPTFNSETCFKDPSFLQLLTSENRSSTFLQNTFPRSGVANFNTTVNEEGSEIIKQALETAGITSTFENSEILSHMVPATCVTDTTQVNAAVIPNPDVSPLLQTVCHPNTLLTDQNRTLSTKTPSIDDCNNLPVFPSDELLLKTVENGLCSGSFPSSVGSSQNFTTNTSRASVISSPQNARTSHLNKKGNCASKRKRKAAPPLLENSPQNLVANDLTAMGLLAKSIEENAQMPTDNLQSQSLVENLTQKLNNVDNQLFMASIKENFKTNLENHAALTPLTIKTENGDSQMMAMNSCTASVNSDLQISEDSVIQNFEKTLEIIKTAMSSQILEVKNEIQDVIGASQNSQITYSTQIPSSVNVMQNSKMPDMSQFSLHRDVTTTNDNSPKPEMPLKDDFQVLEILEGLQKLKLENDISVPLSDKVPPCLPVNTSAALTSTPVKATSNTVVIQQTSEMGNNIQFSDKVNKPFVCQDPGCSYSAMTKDALFKHYGKIHHYTAEMVMEIKKHQLKYAPFKCVVTTCPKTFTRNSNLRAHCQLVHHFTTEEMVKLKIKRPYGKKSQNENVTAAPQVVEIKKQTTLTVESKSEVQPPIEVETQKEIAINNVAMPAEAHLIEKKIPEKTEISLPTNTAAPEQCDSHSCNNIQTKGRKNRRHKKEKEEIKRKKPETQSPEVPTRYSPYRPYRCVHQGCFAAFTIQQNLILHYQAVHKSDLPVFPVEIEEESEACKESEETETKHTVKEFRCQVSDCSRIFQEITSLIQHYMKLHEMTAEEIGSMPSSVDCGRFPCDQSHCKSSFTTCLNYVLHLEMDHGIKFRPKKMEDDGIYKCDCEGCDRIYATRSNLLRHIFNKHNDKHKAHLIRPRRLTPGQENISSKANMEKSRPKHRGVKHNRSGKEGSKSKSKRKKNVISENKNSKTEQVEENKPYSLKRGKHVYSIKSRNDALSECTSRFVTQYPCMIKGCTSVVTSENNIIRHYKCHKLSKSFTSQHRDLLIVFKQCCPSQVKDTSEQEVDKKSDMKESDASISESSNDSSTTTVPQSEVEKDEMDELTELFITKLINEDSTTVENQEDNSAPCVNNDIQENTTCQSEKQQSNNLKRANKEKTVSQNKKKKVEKSEEILAVEVSSMHKEEETAVAIQTTEEQPTTFDWSSFKPMGFEVSFLKFLEESAVKQKKNTDKDHQNHNGAKKGSHSNTKKSTDKTSLASGDHIWTCSESETFVQFANPSQLQCSENVKIVLDKTLKDCTELVLKQLQEMKPTVSLKKLEVHSNDTDVSVTKEISRGNDNGELQ, via the exons ATGGCTCCTGATTGCTACATTCTTGCATCATCTTggtgttttcttgttttttttaaactttcttttaggGAGCTGACTCTTTTTTGGAGTAAATTACAACAAAGAGTAGAACCATCTGTGCAAGTATATCTAGAGAGGTGTCGTCAGCTTTCTTTGTTAACTAAGACTGTCTATCACATTTTCTTCCTGATTAAAGTTATTAATTCAGAG ACTGAAGGAGCTGGACTTGCTACCTGCATTGAACTCTGTGTGAAAGCTCTTCGATTGGATTCTGCTGAAAACACTGAAGTAAAAATATCTATTTGCAAAACCATTTCATGCTTGTTGCCTGAAGATCTGGAGGTCAAGCGTGCTTGTCAGTTGAGTGAATTTCTTCTAGAACCTACAGTGGATGCATACTATGCTGTTGAAATGTTGTACAACCAGCCTGACCAGAAATATGATGAAGAGAATCTTCCAATACCAAATTCATTGCGCTGTGAACTCTTACTTGTGTTAAAAACACAGTGGCCCTTTGATCCAGAGTTTTGGGACTGGAAAACTTTAAAACGACAGTGTCTTGCTTTAATGGGAGAGGAGGCATCTATTGTGTCTTCAATAGATGAACTAAATGACAGTGAAGTGTATGAAAAGGTAGAAGACTaccaaggagaaaggaaagaaacttcCATGAATGGACTTTCTGGCTGTTTTGATGAAGCTACAAGCCTTCTTAAAGGCatacatgatgaaaaagaaaagaagaaggaaattaaaaaattaagagaaagaggATTTATATCAGCTAGGTTTAGAAATTGGCAAGCCTATATGCAGTATTGTGTTCTATGTGACAAAGAGTTCCTTGGTCATAGAATAGTAAGACATGCACAGAAGCATTATAAAGATGGGGTTTACAGTTGCCCTATCTGTGCAAAAAACTTTAATTCTAAAGAAACTTTTGTTCCTCATGTGACTTTGCATGTCAAACAGTCTAGTAAAGAGAGACTGGCTGCTATGAAACCATTGAGGAGATTAGGAAGACCACCTAAAGTACCAGCCACCAATCAGAATCAAAAGACTGTTACTATAACCAAACAAGAGCAGCGACCCATAAAGAAGAACAGCCTTTATTCTGCTGATTTCATTCTGTTCAATGACAATGATGgctcagatgatgaaaatgatgacaAAGATAAATCTTATGAACCTGATGCAATTCCCATTCAAAAGCCAATACCTGTTAATGAATTCACTTGCCCTGTAGCTTTCTGTAAGAAGGGTTTTAAATACTTCAAAAATTTAATTGCTCATGTCAAGGCTCACAAAGACAATGAAGAAGCTAAACGTTTTCTTGAAATGCAAAGCAAAAAAGTTATTTGCCAGTATTGTCGGAGGCATTTTGTGAGTGTTACTCACCTCAATGATCATTTACAAATGCACTGTGGCAGTAAaccttatatatgtatacaaataaaatgtaaagcaGGTTTTAACAGTTATGCAGAGCTTTTAACACACAGAAAAGAACACCAAGTCTTTAGAGCAAAATGTATGTTTCCTAAGTGTGGAAGAATATTTTCAGAAGCTTATCTACTTTATGATCATGAAGCACAGCACTATAATACCTATACCTGCAAATTCACAAGTTGTGGGAAAGTTTATCGTTCTCAGACTGAGCTAGAAAAGCATTTGGATGATCACAATACTGAAAAAGTGCTGCCTCCTGAAAGCCAAAATAGTACAGCTGATGAGTCAGTTCagctttcaaaaatgaatgaaaacacagatgaaaatataaaaaatgagaaatctgTGCTTCCTTTAGAAAATAACACTAGTAACAACTTAGCAATAGATGGAAACAGTGCTTGGGATCAGAACAAAACCGAATCAATTGTGACCGAGCAAGCCAAAATTTCTCCCACTGAGCTTGGGCAAGTTGAAACACTGCTGTCTGATGGTTCAGAAAACCCCACCATCCCTTTTCTTTCAACAAATGAAGCAACTACATTAACCGATAGCATTAAAGTATCCCTCGGCCAAGGACTCCAGGATAATACTGTGAAGCAAGAAAAGTTGGCTGCGACAGGCTGTATGATGAACGTTAATAAATCTGTGGGTACACAATTATGTACAAATGTTAAAGATGCTTGTAATGATTCTTGTCTTCCAGgtttgcaggaaaaaaaagagaataataattgcTTGAGTCAGGGTCAACATGTTCAGAATATTTCAACAACTCCAGATACCCTTAAAATAGGTGATCTTGCACCTCAAAATTTAGAAAGACAAGTTAACAATCTGATGTCCTTTACCTTACAAAATCAGGCAGTATTTCAAAACAATTTACCTATTTCCAAACTTGAATTTGAAGGTAATGCTAAAACTACATCTAATCTTTATAATTTACCACTTAAGACATTAGAAGGTATGACATTTGTTCCACAGCAGCCAAATCTGAGTAGTACTTTAGTGACTCCACCTGTTCCCCCCCCTGGTCCCCCTCCTGTTCCTCCCCCTGGTCCCCCACCTGGTCCCCCACCTGTTCCCCCATCTGTTCCACCACCTGTTCCTCCACCTGTTCCTCCACCTGTTCCCCAACCTGTTCCCCAACCTGTTCCTCCACCTGCTCCAGTTCAGAAATTCTGCTGTCAGGTTGAAGGATGTACTCGATCTTACAATTCTTCACAAAGTATTGGGAAACACATGAAAACAGCGCATCCTGACCAGTATGCTGCCTTTAAAATGCAGCGTAAAAGCAAAGGAAGACAGAGATCCAGCAACGTAAATATGCCAAATGATGGGAAGTGCGTATATTTTTTGCCATCACAGGTGAACAGTtccaccaattctgtttttacaCCCCAGAACAAAACCAGTGTGAAACCTGCTTGTTCAACTCAATTGCCACATGTTTCAACTCCTCTTTTTCCAACTCATCTAGAAAATTTATCAAACCCAATGTTGCCCTCAATGGAAAGTGTCATAAATGCAAATATGCCTTCTCTTGTTAAAAGTGAGCCAGGTGTCGTGTTATGTTCCCCAATGGAAAATTTGTCAAGTGCAGCATTGCCATCACAATTGGAAGATATAGCAAAAACAGTTTTGCCATTGAATATTGACAGTGGTTCagatcctttccttcctttgcctGCAGAAAGTAGTTCAATATCTCTCTTTCCTTCACCAGCAGATAATGGGACTAATTCAGTCTTTTCTCAATTGGAAAACAATACAAATCACTTCTCACAAATTGAAGGAAATACTAATTCTGcctatataaaagaagaaaatgctcaaaatAGAGTTTTTCCTTCCGAAGTAAACACTACAAATAGCTTCAGTGCCACTGTGACCCCTCAACATCCAGcaccagaaaaaagtaaaaaagaccGTGGACGGGGCCCAAAtggtaaagaaagaaaaccaaaacataaTAAAAGAGCTAAGTGGCCAGCAATAATTAGAGATGGTAAATTTATCTGTAGCAGGTGTTATAGGGTTTTTACTAATCCCAGATCTTTGGGTGGACATTTATCTAAACGGTCCTATTGTAAGCCATTGGAAGGATCAGAAATTTCTCAAGAAGCTTTGCAGAGTAACAGTCAGCAGCCTTCTCTTCTTGCCAACATGATACTCTCTACAAATGCAATAAATGTCCAACAACCACAACAACCTACCTTCAATTCAGAAACATGTTTTAAAGATCCATCATTTCTTCAGCTGCTTACATCTGAAAATAGATCATCAACatttttacaaaatacatttccTCGTTCTGGTGTGGCTAATTTTAATACCACTGTGAATGAGGAAGGAAGTGAAATTATTAAACAAGCCTTGGAGACTGCTGGCATTACCAGTACCTTCGAGAATTCAGAGATTCTTTCACATATGGTTCCAGCAACTTGTGTCACTGATACAACTCAAGTAAATGCAGCAGTTATACCCAATCCCGATGTTTCTCCTTTATTGCAGACTGTCTGTCACCCAAATACTCTGCTAACAGACCAAAACAGGACACTAAGCACTAAAACTCCTTCTATAGATGACTGCAACAACTTACCAGTATTTCCATCAGATGAATTACTACTGAAGACGGTTGAAAATGGGTTATGCTCTGGTTCATTTCCCAGTTCTGTTGGATCTTCACAAAATTTTACCACTAATACTTCTCGTGCTTCAGTGATAAGTAGTCCCCAGAATGCAAGAACCAGTCatttaaataaaaagggaaaCTGTGCTtctaagagaaagaggaaagctGCTCCACCATTACTTGAGAATAGTCCTCAAAACTTAGTAGCAAATGATCTAACAGCAATGGGACTATTAGCAAAGAGCATCGAAGAAAATGCACAGATGCCAACTGATAATCTCCAGTCTCAGTCATTAGTGGAAAATCTCACACAGAAGTTAAATAACGTTGACAATCAATTGTTTATGGCCAGtatcaaagaaaacttcaaaacaaaTCTTGAGAACCATGCTGCATTAACTCCTTTaacaataaaaactgaaaatggaGATTCCCAAATGATGGCTATGAATTCATGCACTGCCTCAGTAAATTCTGACTTGCAAATTTCTGAAGACAGTGTTATACAGAACTTTGAAAAGACTCTTGAAATTATTAAAACTGCTATGAGTTCTCAAATACTCGAAGTTAAAAATGAAATCCAAGATGTTATTGGAGCATCACAAAATTCACAGATCACTTATAGCACTCAGATCCCTTCTTCAGTAAATGTAATGCAGAATTCTAAAATGCCTGATATGTCTCAGTTTTCATTGCACAGAGATGTGACTACTACAAATGACAACTCTCCTAAGCCTGAAATGCCTCTTAAGGATGATTTTCAAGTATTAGAGATTTTGGAAGGCTTACAGAAATTAAAGTTAGAAAATGACATATCTGTTCCTCTTTCTGATAAGGTTCCCCCATGTCTACCAGTAAATACATCTGCTGCTTTGACTTCTACACCTGTTAAAGCAACCTCAAATACTGTAGTCATTCAGCAAACTTCTGAAATGGGAAACAACATTCAATTTAGTGATAAAGTTAATAAACCTTTTGTATGCCAAGACCCAGGCTGTAGCTACAGTGCTATGACAAAGGATGCCTTATTTAAACATTATGGTAAAATTCATCACTATACTGCAGAGATGGTTATGGAAATAAAGAAACATCAACTCAAGTATGCTCCATTCAAATGTGTAGTAACTACCTGTCCAAAAACATTTACAAGAAATTCTAATCTCCGAGCACATTGTCAATTGGTACATCACTTCACAACAGAAGAAATggtcaaattaaaaattaaaagaccttatggaaaaaaatctcaaaatgaaaacgtAACAGCAGCCCCACAAGTTgtggaaataaaaaagcaaaccacTTTAACAGTGGAAAGTAAAAGTGAAGTACAGCCTCCAATAGAAGttgagacacagaaagaaattgCCATAAATAATGTGGCAATGCCTGCAGAAGCAcatcttatagaaaaaaaaattcctgaaaaaaCAGAAATTTCTCTGCCAACAAATACAGCTGCTCCAGAGCAGTGTGACTCACATTCTTGCAATAACATACAGACAAAAGGACGAAAAAATAGGaggcataaaaaagaaaaggaggagataaaGCGCAAGAAACCAGAAACACAGTCCCCTGAGGTGCCAACAAGATACAGTCCCTATAGACCATATAGGTGTGTTCATCAGGGTTGTTTTGCAGCTTTTACAATACAGCAAAACTTGATTCTTCATTACCAGGCTGTGCATAAATCAGATCTACCAGTATTCCCTGTGGAGATTGAAGAAGAAAGTGAGGCTTGTAAAgaaagtgaagaaactgaaactaagcATACTGTGAAAGAGTTTCGATGTCAGGTGAGTGACTGCTCTCGAATTTTTCAAGAGATTACTAGTTTGATACAGCACTACATGAAACTTCATGAGATGACTGCTGAAGAAATTGGAAGTATGCCTTCCTCTGTAGATTGTGGAAGATTTCCTTGTGATCAGTCCCATTGTAAATCTTCATTTACTACATGTTTAAACTATGTTCTTCATCTTGAAATGGATCATGGAATCAAGTTCAGACCCAAAAAAATGGAGGATGATGGTATATACAAATGTGACTGTGAAGGTTGTGACCGCATTTATGCAACTAGATCTAATCTGCTACGACACATTTTTAATAAGCATAATGACAAACATAAAGCTCACTTAATTAGACCAAGAAGACTTACACCTGGTCAGGAAAACATATCAAGTAAAGCAAATATGGAGAAGTCAAGACCTAAACATCGAGGAGTAAAGCATAACAGGTCTGGGAAAGAGGGAAGCAAATCTAAAAGCAAAcgaaagaaaaatgttatttcagaaaataaaaattcaaaaactgAGCAGGTTGAAGAAAATAAACCTTATTCATTGAAACGTGGAAAGCATGTGTATTCTATAAAATCCAGAAACGATGCTTTATCAGAGTGTACAAGCAGATTTGTCACACAATATCCATGTATGATAAAAGGATGTACATCAGTTGTGACAAGTGAGAACAATATAATTAGACATTATAAATGCCACaagttatcaaaatcatttacTTCACAACATCGTGATCTTCTCATTGTCTTCAAACAATGTTGTCCCTCCCAAGTAAAAGATACTTCTGAACAAGAAGTTGATAAAAAAAGTGATATGAAAGAATCTGATGCAAGTATATCAGAGAGCAGTAATGACTCAAGTACAACCACAGTTCCACAAAGTGAGGTTGAAAAAGATGAAATGGATGAACTAACAGAATTGTTTATTACAAAACTGATTAATGAAGACAGCACAACTGTAGAGAACCAAGAAGATAACTCAGCTCCATGTGTAAATAATGACATTCAGGAAAATACCACCTGCCAATCTGAAAAACAACAGTCAAATAACTTAAAGAgagcaaataaagaaaaaacagtctcacaaaacaaaaagaaaaaagtcgaAAAATCTGAAGAAATTTTGGCTGTTGAAGTAAGTAGCATgcataaagaagaagaaacagcaGTTGCAATTCAGACCACAGAAGAACAGCCTACAACTTTTGACTGGAGTTCATTTAAACCAATGGGATTTGAAGTATCATTTCTCAAGTTTCTTGAGGAATCTGCagtgaagcaaaagaaaaatactgaCAAGGATCATCAAAATCATAATGGAGCTAAAAAAGGCTCTCACTCAAACACAAAAAAATCCACTGACAAGACTTCTTTGGCAAGTGGTGATCACATATGGACATGTTCTGAAAGTGAGACTTTTGTCCAGTTTGCCAATCCATCACAACTTCAGTGCAgtgaaaatgtaaaaattgttttagacAAGACTCTTAAAGATTGCACTGAGCTTGTGTTAAAGCAGCTTCAGGAAATGAAACCCACTGTCAGTCTGAAAAAACTTGAAGTACATTCAAATGATACAGATGTTTCAGTCACAAAAGAAATAAGTAGGGGTAATGACAATGGAGAATTGCAGTAG